The Erigeron canadensis isolate Cc75 chromosome 1, C_canadensis_v1, whole genome shotgun sequence genome segment aaaatttgatacccataacaaaaacaataaaattggATGTGTATTATATATTTCGGGTTACAAGTTATAAAATGATACATTTATGCATAAGATGCTATTTGATTTTCTTGACCAAATTTTGCAGCACAAAGCTTTGGCCTGCCATACCTTAGTGCATATTTAGATGCCCTTGGTTCGAACTTCACCCATGGAGCCAACTTTGCCACAGCTGGTTCAACAATTAGACCCCAGAATACAACCCTCCATCAAAGTGGGTTCAGCCCATTTTCCTTAAATGTTCAATGGTACCAATTCAATGATTTTCATCACAGGGTCCAAACTTTTCGTGCTCGTAAAGGTGACAATTTCTTCCCTTGTTATAGAACTTCTTATGACTGATTATTTTGTTGTGTAacgttttaaaataaatagtgtGTAAATATCTCGATGCAGACGATGGTATTTTTAAGAAGTTGATGCCGAAAACCAAAGATTTTGAACGTGCGTTATACACGTTTGATATTGGGCAAAATGATTTAACCGCGGGCCTATTTCAAAACCTGACTGTTGATGAGGTTAGGGAAAGTGTTCCTGATATTTTGGGCCAGTTCAAAAGTGTCATCAAGGTGAGTGAAGTCATTTCAGTTTAACAAAGGTGTCTTATCTTATCTATAGCAacattatatgtttttctttaataaactCGAGTTTTGTTGATCAGAGTGTGTACGATCAAGGAGGACGATTCTTTTGGATACACAATACAGGCCCATTTGGATGTCTACCATATGTGATGGCTCGGCAACTAGTCACGGCTGGAGAAATAGACAGATACGGATGTGTGGGCCTATTTAATGAACTCGCTCAGTTTTTCAACCATCAATTAAAAGAAATTGTTAACCAGCTGCGAGATGAACTACCCAAGGCTGCAATCATCTATGTTGATGTCTATTCAGTCAAGTATGAACTCATTACCAAAGCCAAACGACACGGTGAGTGATTTAATTGATCAGTTTTTGGTTATGGTTCACATATTTACCAGATAATAGCGACGTACTTTGAAGTTTAACACGGGCCATTGTAGTCTAGTCGATTCATTGTATAACAAGGTTAGCCAAGAAAGTGTTATATTGAATGattaaaaaagttgtttaaatTGCAGGGTTTGTGCATCCATTAAGAGCATGTTGTGGTCATGGAGGAAAGTATAACTTCAATTTGCATATGGGATGTGGTggaaaagtcaaagtcaatggCAAAGATATCCTAATTGGTAAAGCATGTGAAGATCCAAATGTTATGATCAATTGGGATGGGGTTCACTACACTCAAGCAGCCAATGAATGGGTCTTTAACCAAATTGTAAACGGGTCATTCTCTGACCCGCCATTGCCGCTAGGATTAGCTTGCTATAAAGAATCCTAAGAGGGAACGTTTTGTTAGAGATTATTATAGAGGAAGCTTGAATAGTAAGGCAGAATAAAATTAAGCTTGTCCATTCAGCATTTATCATgttaaatatttatatggttTATCAAGGAAGAGTACATGATGAAGTCACTTTTGATGTAGCTTACTTTGGGTTTTTCTTGGTATTTGGTTTGGTTAAGTATAGTTATCATCTACTTTTAACATGCCGGAAATATTATCTCGAAGAtcaaacacttgttcttttGAGACACGCTCAGAATTGGATTTCATAGAACGAATGTAGTAGTAAATTGACTCGTATTATCTATTGTTGCAAAGTACAAAGGTTTGATTATACTTGAGTAACCAAAAATATTAGATACGCTCAAGCTTTGCTAAATGATATTTGACTCCATTTTCACACATTTCTCTAAATAATCCGAGTATATAATAGTCCTTGCCCCATAGCTCAGTTGGACATTGATGGTGTTGATGAGGCCGAAAGACCATTTGGTCATAAGTTCAAGTTTTCACAAAGGGGGTTTCTCATCAACTAAATGAGTTTCCTCCAATTAAACTGGGTTTAGGAAATATATGATTCCCAGTATGGAGACAAAGGTCTAACTAGAGTTTCTTTCCTCTCGATTTAAAGTTTGGCAATGAAAAGATGAATCTAACTTTAttgttaaaaacataaaattaaatatacagTATAACATAAGGTATAGCAACTTAGCAAGCGTTTACATGATGGGCCATTCGACGGGAATGTAGAGCCAGATTAGCATTGGGCTTACATGAGTTACTGATTATAGCCTGGCAGGCAAAAGTGGAATGGGCTAtagaaaataacattaaaacaaCATCTAGGATTCTAGGACCAGAGTGGGGACATGAGactaattaaaaatagttaaatttatcaataatctatcttcttctatatctatactataaaaaaaaatctttttttaatttttgataatgttgaaaatatgtaatattttcaattTGACACCATTTAAAATACTTTTACATACACTAcctccttaacattaatgattaaattacattatcaatcatttatgttttaaattatattcattaaccctttacatcaattatatacacaactcaacatCGCTCCATCATCAACCGTCGCCCAACCATCACAAcgtcgccgccacgactacCGTCACATCGCGCCGGTACCGTGCTagtcttttataaaacaaattgtcTCTTCAATTTAAGAAATTCATCACTTTTTCTCAATATCCCCAAACTACCCCAAATAAccctaataaatatatttagaatGGTTAGTTTTTGCATCTTATTATATTTTGCATGTAATAACTGAATTATATTTAGAATGTTAACCACCGTTAAATGCCTCATCATCTCATCTGATGAAAGTATCCTAAACAACCTGTATTACCGTTAGGACATCTCACGCGTTATAAACCgtagccgctgcaacgcgcgaaTACTTTTCTAGTAAATCAAAAAGATAAACTGATAGCATCTTTACAGATACAAACCCGATGACATGCATGTTCCTGAAAATTTCAATTATTCATCGTAATTACAGTActagaataataataacaacatacTTACATCTGAGAATATAATAACACATTGATGTATCCTCCCTTGAAATCcatttttttgatttatcatACAATTATGTGTGATGGATGGGTTTGATAACTCTCGAACAAATTAACATCAAGTCTAATTTGATAGTCCAGCATCAATTGAGACTGCAACATCTACGTTTTAAATTAGCACATAAGTGACATGTCATAGTAACtataaaatctgattttgattgttcatttttaatatttttatattgaaaGAAGAATGTAATGATAAATctacttttaaaaaatctaaaaaaaaaaaattactaagacttttttaattataaattatattctaGAAAGTATTGTATGAATCCACAaagttttttaaactataaatttaatttctagAAAATATTGCTTGAATGAATCCACAAATTAAGCTTTTGGTACTCAATGATATTTAATATTAACGCATGTTCAGTGGTTCACGGGTGATGGGAATGAGGGTAAATGTCTTCTTCCAACTCAAATTGGATGCCAAATGACTTTACAAGACACAAGATGATGAAACGGAAGCTTAATGAAGAAAATCCAGACCTTCAGAAAAGTGAGCGCCGCTTGTGTCCCTGACGATCGCTGCTCGTAGCACCAAGTCAGAACTGACCTTTCACAATATAAATAGAAGAATAATCCCTCAAATTTTGAGAGAGCAGTTTTACGGCCACCAGATGACACACACAAACCCTATGTCGAATTTTGTAGCTTTTTAAGGCGATTTTGGAGTTCCAAACACCTCTTGATCTTCATCTTGAACCTAGATATACATTCTCTTTTACTTTCTATTGTAGGTAAAaaaatgtctttcatctttttagattttgtgattccattaataatgtttagttagtaggctgaatacttgtttgaattgatgtgatcatgtagactattatttattttattgtgtATAGTGTTTATCGTAAATCCATGATCAACAAGTTTTCATATTAATGTTATTGGTTTTATATTTCACTTTATTGATTTAACTATGATTGATGTGTCTATAGTGTTTCACTAGGTACAATATGCTTCAGACAGAAAACACTAATCGGTATATAATTAGTTGTAAAAAGTGATTCTTCTCAAGCGAGCGAATCCAAAACCAATACAATTAGAACTAGgtgaacatgatgcttaacaatgtcagacacGATCTAGTGACATGTTGCACTATGACCATCGTAGAAAATTAATACATAGTAACTGCTTAAGATCTGATTATAATTAAAGGTAAATCTTAAACACGGGCTTGAATTAATAATGCTTAGCAGTGAATCTAGCTAGAATCTGTCTATAGGATAGATGTGAGTCTAACGACAACTCTAGTAATTAGGTTTGGTGAATCTAGCAAGAATCAGAACCCTGAAAAAGTCTTCCAACAGTCTAGCACTAGATAGGgtaataattttaaagatacaTGTGATTAGATAGGCCAAACAAGTATTTCTAAATTCTAGAAGCCAGGCTAAACAAAGCTTCTCACTAGACCAAATGATTAaggtctttttttattttattttttattttagtgttttagtagttaataaagaaaatatgacAACCCCAACCACTAGAAGTCTAGAATTACaaatattattagattaggTAGCACAAGCGTTCATGTGAATGATCTTGTAGTTACCGCAACACTAGCTATATGAGATCGAGTTTACATCCCATAAACGTGTATTTAATTTGAAGTATTTACTTGAATaattgatgtgcaaaatcgagctttaaatttataaaactaaaactacctaCAAACTCACTCCTACGCACTCACGGgaagtggacccgatcgtttgtaatatagttaagagataagtctgagttcgttctcagggattggaaatgactagttgcttatgaaatggtttggaaaacgggtgttgctttgaaaatcctcttgacaattaaagtaaaattggtttgcaaaataattgcataaatttgtaaagaacttcagacaatataattaaaagtcatccaccttgacttccctcgacttcaaatgtgattgcattaaattaagaacaaattttCTAGAGTTTAAGGATAATCatgacaagattaaggtgctcacgtggtaccaccaaccgtgaacaaaatatcaaatcacctaactgctagttaaattacccaatcCGGTACCATCAAAGCAAAGACAATTCTtccaacaatcagttttattgactatcaaattatcaattgaacctaaatgacaataacgtggtaccaccaaccgatatcaatcacgttgacaaaattaatcttttcttaaaatgatattcactattataccatgaactagtgataattactcatagacaagtaaccgttttaaaatcacatacacattcaactggtaccaccaacgaagaatcatatgcaaccaatatcaaaattaattaatgaaaagaattaaagtcatcaagatcacagaacaacgataattaaataaactctcttgaattaaaaatattgcaattacATTAttcgtctcgtttcatcaaggtggatgattaaatgtttagccactcatgatcaatccacaataataattaaaatagaagagaaacatgatgtaccaatcgtttgaagaaaaataaattgcaagacagtaagtagatacgatctagatgggtgcccgtgaatcttcaacgaatccgcctaagaaattatcttgattggagattgaagaacccttgtagaacagctcctagaaagatttttgataccTATTTTcgaactatggtgaatgttatttataatcctttgttttgaatactcgactttctgtacatctcattgttccgccttagttggggtgttacagaaaatggtatcaagagccaaggttatagagaacattggagttcctacgggaatttcaaaactatagccacttttcaaaacgatttttatagtcgagttgagcatgaggttaagtggattagtttgagctttacatggtaggaccctaattaaacatagagtcatgaatctatgtttaattatgagagaaccatgtaaaactcaaacgaccatttggacttatgttcaaaaggattccttttcaaaaaaaaaaaaagaaaaaaaaagagagatctttattaaatccgtttttatgagTATACGTGTTGCATTGAGACATTCACCTATGCACATATAAGGATTCGAGACTTGCTTTAGTTGAGAATTATGCTAGCTTGGTAGGATTCCTCTTCTTGCAAATTAGAAGTGAAAcgaatctaagattgaaatatatttgttgatgtatgctactctatgctataacatgcaaacttgggcatgattgatttgattgtaatatgaaagttataaggtacaatgtgaaagttgtaatgtgcaatgtgaaagtttaaaggtgcaatgtgaaaattttgtgaaaaatgcacgcgtaaaagatttatgaattatgatgttgaactttaagtagcatatgcactataaaataatgtgattattatgaagcatgaaattattttcgaatatgacttgtttaagttattgggtgatgagactgattatttaaaaatgaactgaaaggggatataggtatgacgagtaatatgaaattctatagccgatatggatataagagcttttACTATCTAAGTTTGGattatttgaaatatggatataagagccccgactctctaagtttgagctatttgaaattagcgtgtgaatattgcgatgattatgtagtcatgccttactattgagatacttattgcaccataaggttgagctatataaggactagtgcgtagatgatgtaatgactatatagttgtgcctaattatgagatagttatgatgctctaagatgtgactattgagaactagtaattgcttgatatgatgataatatggtcagtccttactatcaagatagatattgtatgttgagattcgaccgcttgagaactagtgattgcccttggggaaattcattataaactagaaattttctaagtatgaaagttgtcattaagtacccctccgatattcgttcactcgtgctttttgaaactattcaatatcctttttcttatgacaccgctattcattatttacatacGACGACGCGATATCACCTATAAAGCATCCTCTCACGAGCGTTTGACGATATACTCTAAGGATTATAGTCCCAAGATATGACGCGACTTGAAGATATCTACGcacaacctttttatgcgaTCTGAGATGGCGCAAAACATAGGGGGAATGTCAAACTAAGTCAGAGATTTACAAATGGTGAATGGCACTAAGGCCTTATCACGATACAATGTCACCAGTCGAACACGTACCCATACATTCTAGATGACACACTGTGAGGAATGTAGCCTTGAAATTTGGTGcaaaatttctattttaacacgtatacacgaacatctatctatactatctaagtCGGTGCGACATATGTTGACGTTATCgaaagttggagtccaatgggcaacataacacatagaagtgatttctttaactcgcgcaaagagtctgattcgagccttaatgaatcttttgtttctATATCGTTATTTCATTCATTCgaaaccaaattctatatcTTTGACATTCTTGATAATTCATAGTATTGATCACCACCGCCTCCCCTCAAAAGTTAATAACCTAACAACATACAACTCACTTACCCAACACTCAAAAATAGCGAAATCGAGTAAGTGACACCCTACTCTCGCTGCGACATCAAGAGATGCGAATGACGTTTAGTCATCAGTTGTCCAAAAGCGAAATGCTTGGGATAAATATATAGCATAGAAGATGCTATTGGATCACAAACATAACGTAGGCCATGGAAGATATGCTGTATGTCAATCGAAGTACAAAGAAGCAAATTTTCACAAGCGGCGTTGAAGCATTCCGTTTAACTCACCTAAAGATATTAATTTGGGTTGACGTCTTATTCTCACTATGAACTCTTACCCCTCACCTCCACATTGGAAATAGCCAAGTGAATTTTGACAAACTCGAGGACCAAACACGATGAAAGCATGGTCCTTCTTCTTTTCCAAAGATTCACGATTCCCTTAATCCACGGATGACTCGACACAACACCTGAAAGTGGTGAGACCAAATAACTAACACCACCCACTCGCAACGACGTTAAGAGAAGGACTCACTCGAAACAAGGAAGTTCAAGAAACTAGCGAGTCAGagaaatatagtatagaagatactataAACTAGTATACCCAATGGAAGCAATGccttggatatggtctacatgtgaGCGAGTGTAGAGGCAATTGAACTGAGGCCTCAAAGTGATGAAGGAATTAAAGGTCCTTTTATCCTTGTAAAATGAATCCACAACGGCAATTAGCAGAAATTCTAAAGTTACTGTTGGAGCAAAGATGTAATTAAGGGGGGGGTGAGAAGTAATATAAGACTTATGTGACCCTCGCGAtttgaaaataaatgaaaaatgatttgggaCTACTCTGGAGGGCAAGAGTAGTAACAAGTAGGATTAGGAAATCTGGCAAATTGAAGGCCGTCGAGAATGATAAGAAGATTTGGTGGATTGAAGATTGCCAAAGAACGTAAGAAAGCAAGGTGATTCGAGGAACCTAGTTAAGAAGGTGGCTAATGAGCTTGCTTAGAGGAGAAAGCAAGATGATACGAAAAGCATGGaatcccttacatttttctagaagaaaaatgttaagggggtaatcgcaACAAGGAAGATACTCGAACAAGGGGTATGAAACACAAGGTTTTACTCTATCTTTCAAGAAGAGTTACTCACTAACGTCATTGAAAGAGACATGAagtagaaagtaaagtaaaggaaggAGATTAAATCAAGCGATAAAGTGAAGGTATTGACGTTATCTACGAGATGTAGTTCCAACGGTGTTCATCTTTATGGCGCTCCATGCAATATACTTTAGATACCTATTGGAAAACCTTCATCGAAAGACAAACTATTAGTAGAACATATCAACTAAGCCAAGAGAAAGAACGACGAGTTGTGATGGCCACTTCC includes the following:
- the LOC122582373 gene encoding alpha-L-fucosidase 3-like: MELRYLRNFPFEAVTLLLLLNQVVNASVGNDPCRFPAVFNFGDSNSDTGGLSAAFGQAGPPHGESFFHGPAGRYCDGRLVIDFIAQSFGLPYLSAYLDALGSNFTHGANFATAGSTIRPQNTTLHQSGFSPFSLNVQWYQFNDFHHRVQTFRARKDDGIFKKLMPKTKDFERALYTFDIGQNDLTAGLFQNLTVDEVRESVPDILGQFKSVIKSVYDQGGRFFWIHNTGPFGCLPYVMARQLVTAGEIDRYGCVGLFNELAQFFNHQLKEIVNQLRDELPKAAIIYVDVYSVKYELITKAKRHGFVHPLRACCGHGGKYNFNLHMGCGGKVKVNGKDILIGKACEDPNVMINWDGVHYTQAANEWVFNQIVNGSFSDPPLPLGLACYKES